From one Aquicella lusitana genomic stretch:
- the nagA gene encoding N-acetylglucosamine-6-phosphate deacetylase, which translates to MSEFNRTIFSGMQILTNHAWAKDQAVVVEDEKIKAIIPDNMIKHHMPAARFEFTENHYLVPGFIDLHIHGAHGKDVMDASEEALHVISRSLAAEGVTGFLPTTLTASSKQIERVLKNIASTPSPAEGAAILGVHLEGPFIAPSRMGAQRGDEVQLPDIALLKQWQHAAQGNIKVVTLAPELPGALPLIEALRDMDIVASIGHTNATYEEVSAAIAAGSTQATHLFNAMRGMHQREPGTVAALLLASDVIVELIADGLHVHPAMIELAYKLKGKDRVLLVTDAMRAKCLGDGHYDLGGQSVQAQSGKVTLANGTLAGSTLRMPEAIRNMTQFSKCTLIDAIYMASRNPARVLRLDNRKGTIEVGNDADLVVLNTELEVVLTMREGREIFRV; encoded by the coding sequence ATGAGTGAATTTAACCGGACTATTTTTTCAGGTATGCAAATCCTGACGAATCACGCATGGGCAAAAGATCAAGCGGTTGTGGTGGAAGATGAAAAGATCAAAGCCATTATCCCTGACAATATGATTAAACATCATATGCCAGCCGCGCGTTTTGAGTTTACGGAAAATCACTATCTTGTTCCGGGATTCATCGATTTGCATATTCATGGTGCGCATGGCAAAGATGTGATGGATGCCTCGGAAGAGGCTTTACATGTGATAAGCCGTTCACTCGCTGCCGAAGGGGTCACGGGCTTTTTACCGACGACGCTGACAGCGTCTAGCAAACAGATTGAACGAGTGTTAAAAAACATTGCCTCAACCCCTTCACCCGCGGAAGGCGCCGCGATATTGGGCGTGCATCTGGAAGGGCCGTTTATTGCGCCATCCCGCATGGGTGCACAGCGCGGTGATGAAGTACAACTGCCCGATATAGCGCTATTGAAACAATGGCAGCATGCGGCGCAGGGGAATATCAAAGTGGTGACGCTTGCCCCCGAATTACCGGGGGCGCTGCCATTGATTGAGGCATTGCGAGACATGGATATTGTCGCATCCATCGGCCATACCAATGCAACATACGAGGAAGTGAGCGCAGCGATTGCTGCGGGCAGCACACAGGCCACGCATTTGTTCAATGCCATGCGCGGTATGCACCAGCGCGAACCAGGCACCGTTGCTGCGCTGCTCCTTGCGAGTGATGTGATTGTGGAACTGATAGCAGACGGCCTGCATGTTCATCCGGCCATGATCGAACTGGCTTATAAACTTAAAGGCAAGGACCGCGTCTTGCTGGTCACGGATGCCATGCGGGCCAAATGTCTTGGCGACGGACATTATGACCTGGGCGGTCAGTCTGTGCAGGCGCAATCGGGAAAAGTGACCCTGGCGAATGGAACGCTTGCCGGAAGTACGCTGCGCATGCCGGAGGCAATCCGGAACATGACACAATTTTCCAAATGCACCTTGATTGATGCTATTTACATGGCCTCACGCAATCCAGCACGCGTGCTTCGGCTTGATAACCGCAAAGGTACCATTGAAGTAGGCAATGATGCTGATCTGGTGGTGCTGAATACAGAGCTTGAGGTGGTATTGACCATGCGAGAGGGGCGGGAGATTTTTCGGGTATAA
- a CDS encoding S41 family peptidase codes for MNIRTFILVIFISMAFVFVGPSSIAQTSPVSSTQTIAADIKNKDTKTTSDEKNQGVSDDDINRFTNTIVLIKDFYVQPIGDRSLLDDAIRGMVSGLDPHSEYLDKEAYKTLLMTTSGEFGGVGIEVTPEFGILKIVTPMDDTPAAKAGIKAGDYIVAIDGKLVSEMTLQEAVEKMRGKSGSQVILTVLRKGEKLPLTFKLTRQTIRIASVKSKMLDDNFGYIRITQFQEPTAKLMRDAIQDLKNKNRGQLHGIILDLRNNPGGLLETAVQIVDSFLDSKNLNNKHKNLIVYTEGRLPEAQYSAKANGNDILNGAPIVVLINGGSASASEIVAGALQDYRRALIVGTTSFGKGSVQTVIPLDKTHALKLTTALYHTPSGRVIQNVGIIPDVHVEDLKVIKNKSDEDIAMLEPIKEYQLKNHLTSGTTSNQPNPAALSRNDILLAQEDFQLFEAIKILRTMYMLGDNSKVGHTSNVATNK; via the coding sequence ATGAACATTCGTACCTTTATCTTAGTTATTTTTATTTCTATGGCTTTTGTTTTTGTTGGCCCTTCTTCGATTGCCCAAACATCTCCTGTTTCCAGCACCCAGACGATAGCGGCTGATATAAAAAACAAAGACACCAAAACCACTTCTGATGAAAAAAATCAGGGCGTGAGCGATGATGATATTAATCGCTTTACGAATACCATCGTCCTGATTAAAGACTTTTATGTGCAGCCTATTGGCGATCGTTCTTTACTGGATGACGCTATTCGCGGTATGGTGAGCGGGCTTGATCCGCACTCTGAATATCTGGATAAAGAAGCTTACAAAACACTGTTGATGACAACCAGTGGCGAATTCGGCGGCGTTGGCATTGAAGTCACACCGGAATTTGGCATCCTTAAAATTGTCACGCCAATGGATGATACGCCTGCTGCTAAAGCGGGCATCAAAGCGGGAGATTATATTGTCGCCATTGATGGCAAACTCGTCAGTGAAATGACACTGCAGGAAGCCGTTGAAAAAATGCGCGGCAAATCCGGTTCGCAAGTCATATTGACAGTCTTGCGCAAGGGCGAAAAATTACCGCTGACTTTCAAGCTTACGCGTCAGACCATTCGCATCGCCAGTGTTAAAAGCAAAATGCTCGATGACAACTTTGGTTATATACGCATCACCCAGTTTCAGGAACCGACTGCAAAGCTGATGCGCGATGCCATTCAGGATTTAAAAAATAAAAATCGCGGCCAGTTGCATGGCATCATTCTAGACTTACGCAATAATCCGGGCGGCCTGCTGGAAACAGCCGTACAAATCGTCGATAGTTTTCTTGACAGCAAGAACCTCAATAACAAGCATAAAAATCTCATTGTCTACACGGAAGGCAGGCTGCCTGAAGCGCAGTACAGCGCTAAAGCCAACGGCAATGATATTTTAAATGGTGCACCCATCGTTGTCCTGATAAATGGCGGATCCGCTTCTGCTTCCGAAATTGTCGCCGGTGCCTTGCAAGATTACAGACGGGCATTGATTGTAGGAACCACCAGTTTTGGCAAAGGCTCTGTGCAGACTGTCATACCACTGGATAAAACACACGCGCTTAAACTTACCACTGCCCTTTACCACACTCCTTCAGGACGCGTGATCCAAAATGTGGGTATTATTCCTGATGTGCACGTGGAAGATTTGAAAGTAATAAAAAACAAATCCGATGAAGACATTGCGATGCTTGAGCCGATTAAGGAATATCAACTCAAAAACCATCTGACCTCGGGAACCACCAGCAATCAACCCAATCCCGCAGCGTTAAGCCGCAATGATATCTTGTTGGCCCAGGAAGATTTTCAACTATTTGAAGCCATCAAAATTCTACGCACTATGTATATGCTGGGTGATAACAGTAAAGTCGGTCATACCAGCAATGTGGCGACGAATAAATGA
- a CDS encoding BadF/BadG/BcrA/BcrD ATPase family protein gives MTKHIFIGVDGGATKCVVRVEDETGSLLGLEVSGPANIRLSADQAWQSIHSALNNIFRPLSLSLADSSCQFHAGMGLAGCEVKEAYQAFLAHPHSLATLIVSSDSHTACLGAHGGQDGAIIIAGTGVVGFQIQQGKTVQVGGFGFPHDDEGGGAWLGLQAVRLTLQWLDGRLPASALASVVYSYFGEDQDQLISFANRANSTQFAVLAPLVIQQAEAGDQMAGAVLQQAAKFIDHIADTLGRQQLVSDKPLPCSLVGGIAPFLEPYLGSALRTRIRDCQLTPDAGAVLMVRQHLKQHKGAA, from the coding sequence TTGACCAAACATATCTTCATCGGCGTCGACGGCGGCGCGACAAAATGCGTTGTCCGCGTTGAGGACGAGACTGGCTCCCTGCTGGGACTTGAAGTGAGCGGGCCTGCGAACATTCGCCTTTCTGCGGATCAGGCCTGGCAATCCATTCACTCTGCGTTGAACAATATCTTTCGTCCTCTTTCGCTTTCCCTGGCCGATAGCAGCTGTCAATTTCATGCCGGCATGGGGCTCGCTGGTTGTGAAGTGAAAGAAGCTTATCAGGCCTTTCTTGCGCATCCTCATTCACTGGCAACGCTGATCGTTTCTTCCGATTCACACACTGCCTGCCTGGGCGCACACGGCGGTCAGGATGGTGCGATTATTATTGCGGGTACGGGTGTGGTCGGTTTTCAGATCCAGCAGGGTAAAACGGTGCAGGTGGGTGGCTTTGGTTTTCCGCATGATGATGAGGGCGGCGGCGCCTGGCTGGGCTTGCAGGCGGTGAGGTTGACCCTGCAGTGGCTGGATGGGCGGCTGCCTGCATCAGCATTAGCTAGTGTCGTGTACAGCTATTTTGGTGAGGACCAGGATCAACTCATCAGCTTCGCAAACCGTGCCAATTCCACTCAATTTGCCGTACTCGCACCGCTCGTGATTCAACAAGCTGAAGCAGGCGATCAGATGGCCGGCGCTGTTCTGCAACAGGCGGCCAAGTTCATTGACCATATTGCCGATACGCTTGGGCGACAGCAGCTTGTCTCCGATAAACCACTTCCCTGTTCACTGGTCGGTGGCATTGCGCCTTTTCTTGAGCCTTATCTGGGATCGGCTTTACGTACACGGATACGCGACTGTCAGCTAACACCGGACGCAGGCGCCGTTTTAATGGTACGCCAGCATCTTAAGCAGCATAAAGGTGCCGCATGA
- the hfq gene encoding RNA chaperone Hfq has protein sequence MTKGPSLQDPFLNSLRKEKIPVSIYLVNGIKLQGVIESFDQFVVLLKNTVSQMVYKHAISTIVPARNVSAAFEYSSNGYHSGGNGNKNNGNSTKQGYPHE, from the coding sequence ATGACAAAAGGACCATCTTTACAAGATCCTTTCTTGAATTCGTTACGTAAAGAAAAGATTCCCGTATCTATTTATTTGGTAAATGGGATCAAGCTTCAGGGAGTGATTGAATCATTTGATCAATTTGTAGTCTTGCTGAAAAACACGGTCAGTCAAATGGTATACAAGCACGCTATCTCAACCATTGTTCCAGCGCGGAATGTATCAGCAGCTTTTGAGTACAGCAGCAATGGCTATCATAGCGGTGGTAATGGTAATAAAAATAACGGGAATAGCACTAAGCAAGGCTATCCTCACGAATAA
- a CDS encoding Rid family detoxifying hydrolase, with the protein MKNKIQADQAPQAIGPYSQAIRTGNVVYFSGQIPLDPNTMALVADDFAKQATQVFANLVEVCKAAGGSLEAIVKLTIYLTDLAHFPIVNEVMMQFFSEPYPARTTLQVSALPKNAQIEIEAIMVME; encoded by the coding sequence ATGAAAAACAAAATCCAGGCAGATCAGGCCCCCCAGGCAATCGGGCCTTATTCACAGGCAATTAGAACAGGGAATGTAGTTTACTTTTCAGGCCAGATTCCACTTGATCCCAACACGATGGCACTGGTTGCCGATGACTTTGCCAAACAGGCCACTCAGGTATTTGCCAATCTCGTTGAAGTATGCAAAGCGGCGGGCGGCAGTCTGGAGGCGATTGTAAAGCTCACTATATACCTGACGGACCTTGCTCATTTTCCTATCGTGAACGAAGTAATGATGCAATTTTTCAGTGAACCTTATCCCGCCCGTACCACGCTGCAAGTTTCTGCTCTGCCCAAGAATGCGCAAATTGAAATTGAAGCAATAATGGTGATGGAATAG
- a CDS encoding DUF3592 domain-containing protein, protein MNMWKRHLSPKKRITLLIGQFVVLVICIGYIEYFYTTRLLPDKRAQAVFNSADCFLVSKKLNTRNYPKHVYRADFLVSYNVNNVQYNRWAFGNGMDRSFSESKGEQEAILARYEVGKTYQCWYDPEDPQLVVLVMRHDWRVTFPLILPAVVAVIMLYYFLTNAVGLMGMMGTVISKRKK, encoded by the coding sequence ATGAATATGTGGAAACGTCATTTATCGCCAAAAAAGCGGATTACATTACTAATAGGACAATTTGTCGTTCTCGTTATATGCATAGGTTATATCGAGTATTTTTACACAACCCGCCTTCTACCAGATAAACGCGCACAAGCTGTTTTTAATTCTGCCGATTGTTTCCTTGTCAGTAAAAAACTCAATACCCGAAATTATCCCAAGCATGTTTATCGTGCAGATTTTCTGGTGAGTTATAACGTTAATAATGTGCAATATAATCGTTGGGCTTTTGGCAACGGAATGGATCGCTCATTTAGTGAAAGCAAAGGGGAACAGGAAGCTATCTTGGCCCGGTATGAAGTCGGCAAAACGTATCAATGCTGGTATGACCCGGAAGATCCTCAGCTGGTTGTGCTTGTCATGCGCCATGATTGGAGAGTGACATTCCCCTTGATTCTGCCTGCTGTTGTTGCTGTAATCATGCTCTATTATTTTCTGACAAATGCAGTTGGCTTAATGGGTATGATGGGAACAGTGATATCAAAACGGAAAAAGTAA
- a CDS encoding VacJ family lipoprotein, which produces MNDKKQKRSKLLAPALMIAIISGVHCSPGYAETVVNPDTSVNSSDSSASADTATTTANNKDPLERFNRVMFTFNDKLDQFILKPVATVYNKIMPKPLNKGIHNFFNNIGELPTIANDVLQLNFYQASNDFWRFGVNTTVGILGFFDVASRINLKYYSNDFGLTLAAWGYKSSNYLVLPFFGPSTIRDGIGLPVDYFAFSVYPYIEPDSTRYAVYALGAVDRRAQLLKFESVMEEAALDKYVFVRNAYLQRRSYQIEQNKQRGYQYQADQQEETPLITSAAAVSPMADVESQADTSTQKAGSTPKTGSEQEAESIAQ; this is translated from the coding sequence ATGAACGATAAAAAACAAAAAAGGTCAAAATTACTTGCTCCAGCTCTCATGATTGCCATTATCTCAGGTGTGCACTGCTCACCCGGTTATGCTGAAACTGTCGTTAATCCGGATACAAGTGTTAATAGCTCAGATTCTTCTGCTAGCGCAGACACTGCTACCACTACAGCGAATAATAAAGATCCTCTCGAGCGCTTTAACCGCGTTATGTTTACGTTTAATGATAAACTGGACCAGTTTATTCTAAAGCCGGTCGCCACCGTCTATAACAAGATCATGCCCAAGCCCTTGAATAAGGGAATTCATAATTTTTTTAATAACATAGGCGAGCTGCCCACCATTGCGAACGATGTGTTACAGCTTAATTTTTATCAAGCAAGTAATGATTTCTGGCGTTTTGGCGTTAACACGACAGTGGGAATTTTAGGCTTTTTTGATGTCGCCTCACGCATCAACCTGAAATATTATTCCAACGATTTTGGCTTGACCCTGGCGGCTTGGGGTTACAAAAGTTCAAATTATCTTGTCTTGCCATTTTTCGGCCCAAGCACGATACGCGATGGTATAGGCTTGCCCGTCGATTATTTTGCCTTTTCTGTTTACCCTTACATCGAGCCTGACTCTACGCGTTATGCAGTATACGCGCTGGGCGCGGTTGATCGCAGGGCGCAGCTTTTGAAATTCGAATCTGTCATGGAAGAGGCTGCACTGGACAAATATGTGTTTGTGCGTAATGCCTATCTGCAGCGCCGTTCTTATCAAATTGAGCAGAATAAGCAGCGAGGCTATCAATACCAGGCGGATCAGCAGGAAGAGACGCCTCTTATCACTTCCGCCGCGGCGGTTTCTCCAATGGCTGACGTTGAATCACAAGCGGATACCTCAACCCAAAAGGCAGGATCAACGCCAAAGACGGGATCAGAGCAAGAAGCTGAATCAATAGCACAATAA
- the spoT gene encoding bifunctional GTP diphosphokinase/guanosine-3',5'-bis pyrophosphate 3'-pyrophosphohydrolase: protein MGEFETLRDELNQYISHTQVADIEKAYLFAKEAHGSQSRYTGEPYITHPVAVAQILAQMRMDPPTIMAAILHDVVEDTPVTQAELIEKFGNEVAELVDGVTKLTQIHFENYAQAQAENFRKMVMAMASDIRVILVKLADRLHNMRTLYGLPPDKRRRISQETLEIFAPIANRLGMHTFRVELEDLGFASLYPMRYRVLKEAVAKALGNRREIMDMINKQIQESIKKGHIPSATLSGREKHLYSIYKKMHERHLSFSEIMDVYGFRIIVDKVDTCYRVLGVLHNLYKPIAQRFKDYIAIPKANGYQSLHTTLFGPYGVPIEVQIRTEEMHKMAENGIAAHWLYKTEKKVFHDALSRAREWLKGILEMDKSSRNSLEFIENVKIDLFPDEVYVFTPKGQIIELPAGATPVDFAYAIHSDIGNTCVAVRLDKRLSPLSTPLVSGQQVEVITAPGARPNAAWLNFVVTGKARSKIKHYLKKQQREESIELGRRLVEKALQLYGIPLDQVSEPALQTIVIASKLESIAHLFEEVGIGNRPALLVAKQVVKFIGETVRKEGTAEKGSREAVEDKAVIQPLIIKGTEGLVINFARCCRPIPGDQIAGLIKVGLGIEVHMMHCPNIEKYHHVPEKYVPLIWQEGIEGDFSVDLKVDLVNRRGSLASLTLAISEGESNIEHIRAEESDRHHFHVDVTISVRNRSHLARILRKIRKRKDVIRVLRHKPHVETVM from the coding sequence GTGGGTGAATTTGAGACATTACGGGATGAATTAAATCAATATATTAGCCACACCCAGGTGGCAGATATCGAAAAGGCCTACCTTTTTGCAAAAGAAGCCCACGGCAGCCAAAGTCGCTATACCGGCGAACCTTATATCACACACCCCGTGGCAGTGGCCCAAATACTGGCACAGATGCGCATGGACCCGCCTACCATCATGGCAGCCATCCTCCATGATGTAGTTGAGGACACACCTGTCACCCAAGCGGAACTCATAGAAAAATTTGGTAATGAAGTCGCTGAACTGGTTGATGGCGTAACCAAATTGACACAAATTCATTTTGAAAATTACGCCCAAGCGCAAGCTGAAAACTTTCGCAAAATGGTGATGGCCATGGCGAGCGACATCCGTGTTATCCTGGTCAAACTGGCTGACCGACTGCATAATATGCGCACGCTCTATGGCTTGCCGCCTGACAAACGCAGGCGCATTTCTCAGGAAACACTGGAAATCTTTGCTCCCATTGCGAATCGCCTGGGTATGCACACCTTCCGGGTTGAGCTGGAAGATTTGGGCTTTGCATCGCTTTATCCCATGCGTTACCGCGTATTAAAAGAAGCCGTCGCCAAGGCGCTTGGCAATCGCCGTGAAATTATGGATATGATTAACAAGCAAATTCAGGAGAGCATCAAGAAAGGCCATATTCCTTCCGCCACACTTTCCGGTCGCGAAAAACATCTTTACAGTATTTATAAAAAAATGCACGAGCGGCATTTATCTTTTTCTGAAATTATGGACGTCTACGGCTTTCGTATCATCGTGGACAAAGTCGACACCTGCTATCGTGTACTCGGTGTTTTACATAATCTTTATAAGCCCATCGCACAACGCTTCAAGGATTATATAGCCATTCCTAAAGCGAACGGCTATCAATCCCTGCATACGACGCTTTTCGGTCCTTATGGAGTGCCTATTGAAGTGCAGATACGCACGGAAGAAATGCACAAAATGGCAGAGAATGGGATCGCTGCGCACTGGCTTTACAAAACAGAGAAAAAAGTTTTCCATGACGCGCTATCACGCGCACGCGAATGGCTGAAAGGCATTCTGGAAATGGACAAGAGCTCGCGCAATTCACTGGAATTCATTGAGAATGTAAAAATTGATCTCTTTCCTGACGAAGTCTATGTTTTCACGCCCAAGGGCCAGATCATTGAATTACCTGCAGGCGCAACACCCGTGGATTTTGCTTACGCCATCCACTCTGATATTGGTAATACGTGCGTCGCGGTGCGCCTGGATAAACGTCTGTCCCCACTGTCAACCCCGCTTGTCAGCGGGCAACAGGTTGAAGTCATCACGGCGCCTGGCGCACGGCCAAACGCGGCATGGCTCAATTTTGTCGTAACGGGAAAAGCCCGCAGCAAGATTAAACATTACCTGAAAAAACAACAGCGCGAAGAATCTATCGAACTGGGCAGACGGCTGGTGGAAAAAGCACTGCAGCTCTATGGCATTCCGCTGGATCAGGTTTCAGAACCTGCCCTGCAAACGATCGTCATCGCTTCAAAACTGGAATCCATCGCCCATCTGTTTGAAGAAGTGGGCATTGGCAACCGCCCTGCCTTGCTGGTCGCAAAACAGGTGGTGAAATTCATCGGCGAAACGGTAAGAAAAGAAGGAACAGCGGAAAAAGGCAGCCGGGAAGCAGTCGAAGATAAGGCTGTGATTCAACCGCTTATCATAAAAGGAACGGAAGGACTGGTGATCAATTTTGCCCGATGCTGCCGCCCTATTCCAGGTGATCAGATTGCAGGACTCATCAAAGTAGGATTAGGTATCGAGGTTCACATGATGCATTGCCCTAACATTGAGAAATACCATCATGTCCCGGAAAAATATGTTCCCTTGATCTGGCAGGAAGGTATTGAAGGGGATTTTTCTGTGGATCTCAAAGTTGATCTGGTGAATCGACGCGGCAGTCTTGCTTCACTCACACTCGCCATTTCCGAAGGTGAATCCAACATTGAACACATCCGCGCGGAAGAAAGCGATCGCCATCATTTTCATGTCGATGTCACTATTTCCGTCCGCAACCGCTCACACCTCGCACGCATTCTGCGCAAAATCCGTAAACGCAAAGATGTGATCCGCGTACTGCGTCATAAACCGCATGTAGAAACGGTGATGTGA
- the icmQ gene encoding type IVB secretion system protein IcmQ, with amino-acid sequence MPNNNAEQREKLLKLVRDAVEQDKMLREQYQIGDKFRFIRDRLHALLARIEESVAISQKESEIKADKLAEDEELVYVYLYNAQGLALQSWQKMLNPAVFYEYSVNRPIYTDRSAIDAFIRSKTNKAQHGYITVAVKKSNILKIQDASLKDPIGNPLVKVKEGSLSPGRMFAFTHNGQNYILDEEGKIVPKPV; translated from the coding sequence ATGCCTAATAATAATGCAGAACAAAGAGAAAAGCTTCTTAAGCTCGTGCGTGATGCAGTTGAGCAGGATAAGATGTTGCGTGAGCAATATCAGATAGGCGATAAATTCCGTTTTATTCGCGATCGCCTGCATGCATTGCTGGCACGCATTGAAGAAAGCGTTGCCATTTCACAAAAAGAAAGCGAAATAAAAGCAGATAAGCTGGCTGAAGATGAAGAGCTGGTTTATGTGTATTTATACAATGCTCAGGGTCTCGCTTTGCAGTCATGGCAAAAGATGCTAAATCCTGCTGTGTTTTATGAGTATAGTGTTAATCGTCCGATTTATACGGATCGATCAGCAATCGATGCTTTTATTCGTAGTAAAACGAATAAAGCACAGCATGGTTATATAACCGTAGCAGTTAAAAAATCAAATATTCTTAAAATTCAGGATGCATCGTTAAAAGACCCTATTGGGAATCCGCTTGTCAAGGTAAAGGAAGGATCCCTTTCACCCGGCCGCATGTTTGCATTCACACATAATGGCCAGAATTACATACTCGATGAAGAAGGAAAAATTGTGCCGAAGCCGGTTTAG
- the gpmI gene encoding 2,3-bisphosphoglycerate-independent phosphoglycerate mutase, with the protein MPRPKPLALIILDGFGYREQTDANAIAAAHKPHWDRLWQTCAHTLISGSGRCVGLPEGQMGNSEVGHLNMGAGRIVHQDLTRIDLAIETGDFFQNAVLVNAINQAKKTQKAVHLMGLLSAGGVHSHERHIQAVVRLAAKLNLPSLYIHAFLDGRDTPPRSAKSSLLALDAVCREVQCGRIVSLIGRYYAMDRDKRWERIHPAYDLMVQGKADFHATTAIEGLELAYLRGESDEFVHATSIHPADAPPVTMNDGDVLLFMNFRADRAREITQAFIDADFHGFVREKWPHLGQFVSLSEYDSRFSTPVAFPPQPLNHILAECLSHQGFKQLRIAETEKYAHVTFFFNGGVEPPYPGEDRILIPSPKVATYDLQPEMSAPELTERLVNEIKTGQYDVIVCNFANPDMVGHTGNFEATVKAIETIDQCLGKIIKTLREAGGEAIITADHGNAEQMFDYKTNQPHTAHTADPVPFIYVGRPAEIVKYDGKLSDIAPTLLYLMGLRKPSEMTGESIIKLV; encoded by the coding sequence ATACCCCGACCTAAACCCCTTGCTCTCATTATCCTCGACGGCTTTGGTTACCGAGAACAAACCGATGCCAATGCCATTGCCGCCGCGCACAAACCTCACTGGGACCGACTATGGCAAACCTGTGCACACACCCTCATCTCAGGGTCCGGCCGCTGTGTGGGGCTACCGGAAGGCCAGATGGGCAATTCAGAAGTGGGCCATTTAAATATGGGTGCAGGCCGTATCGTGCACCAGGACTTAACACGCATCGATCTCGCCATAGAAACCGGGGATTTTTTTCAGAATGCAGTCCTTGTTAACGCTATAAACCAGGCAAAAAAGACCCAAAAAGCTGTTCATTTAATGGGCTTGCTCTCCGCAGGCGGTGTCCACAGCCATGAGCGCCATATTCAGGCCGTGGTTAGGCTCGCCGCAAAATTAAACCTGCCATCACTCTATATCCATGCCTTTTTGGACGGGCGCGATACCCCGCCGAGGAGCGCCAAATCGTCACTGCTTGCGCTTGATGCCGTATGCCGCGAAGTACAATGCGGGCGAATTGTTTCATTGATTGGGCGCTATTATGCGATGGACCGAGATAAACGTTGGGAACGCATTCACCCAGCCTATGACCTGATGGTGCAAGGCAAGGCAGATTTTCATGCCACTACAGCCATTGAAGGACTAGAACTTGCTTATCTGCGAGGCGAAAGCGATGAATTTGTTCATGCCACCAGCATTCATCCAGCGGATGCGCCGCCGGTTACCATGAATGATGGTGACGTCCTTCTTTTCATGAACTTCCGTGCCGACCGGGCGCGTGAAATTACCCAGGCATTTATTGATGCTGATTTCCATGGCTTCGTCCGCGAAAAATGGCCTCATCTTGGTCAGTTTGTTTCTTTATCAGAATATGACAGCCGTTTCAGCACGCCGGTTGCTTTCCCCCCGCAACCACTCAATCACATTCTCGCCGAATGCCTGAGCCATCAGGGTTTCAAACAATTGCGCATTGCCGAAACAGAAAAGTACGCGCATGTGACTTTTTTCTTTAATGGCGGCGTGGAACCACCTTATCCGGGCGAAGATCGCATATTAATACCCTCCCCTAAAGTAGCCACTTATGACCTGCAGCCTGAAATGAGCGCGCCAGAGCTCACCGAGCGCTTAGTGAATGAAATCAAAACGGGCCAATATGATGTGATAGTGTGCAATTTTGCCAACCCTGATATGGTTGGACATACAGGCAACTTTGAAGCGACGGTGAAAGCCATTGAAACAATTGATCAATGCCTGGGCAAGATCATCAAAACCCTTCGCGAAGCGGGAGGGGAAGCGATTATCACGGCTGATCATGGCAATGCCGAACAAATGTTTGATTACAAAACTAATCAACCACATACAGCACACACTGCGGATCCAGTCCCCTTTATTTATGTAGGCCGTCCGGCTGAAATCGTCAAATACGATGGGAAATTATCGGATATTGCCCCTACTCTGCTCTATCTGATGGGTCTACGAAAACCTAGCGAAATGACGGGGGAGTCCATCATCAAATTAGTATAA